A single Paraburkholderia sp. D15 DNA region contains:
- a CDS encoding type II secretion system F family protein gives MKTEQIVMLAAMFLIVFGAALKAMSLLRPDPVQRRIEGLTQPGAMGGAGGLGGIGEGGADDADAGTQKTWVETVTKVSERVARLSLPKEDWDKSALRLRFANAGIRAPSAPALYFAAKTLSALVLPAIALILLGGAFDADQRIYLLLTVLAVSALGFYLPNLVLTQLIERRQRKLFEDLPDALDLMTVCVEAGLGLDAAMMRVTQEIGVKSLALKDEFDLVLLELRAGSGRDKALRNLSLRTGVDDIDTLAAMLIQAERFGTSVGDSLRVFTDNLRTKRRLRAEEQAAKIALKLLFPLMFFIFPTLMAVLVGPSAIQLVRQLFPVMSGMSGG, from the coding sequence GCGCATCGAGGGGCTGACGCAGCCGGGCGCCATGGGTGGCGCGGGTGGCTTGGGTGGCATCGGTGAAGGGGGCGCTGACGACGCCGATGCCGGCACCCAGAAGACCTGGGTCGAAACCGTCACCAAGGTGTCCGAACGCGTCGCGCGGCTGTCCCTGCCGAAGGAAGACTGGGACAAGTCGGCCCTGCGCCTGCGCTTCGCCAACGCCGGGATTCGCGCGCCGTCCGCGCCGGCGCTGTATTTCGCGGCCAAGACGCTGAGCGCGCTGGTGTTGCCCGCCATCGCGCTGATCCTGCTGGGCGGCGCGTTCGACGCCGATCAACGCATCTATCTGCTGCTGACGGTGCTGGCCGTGTCGGCGCTTGGCTTCTATCTGCCGAACCTGGTGCTGACGCAACTGATCGAACGCCGTCAGCGCAAGCTGTTCGAAGACCTGCCCGATGCGCTCGATCTGATGACCGTCTGCGTGGAAGCCGGCCTCGGACTCGACGCGGCGATGATGCGCGTCACCCAGGAGATCGGCGTGAAAAGCCTCGCGCTGAAGGACGAATTCGACCTGGTGCTGCTCGAACTGCGCGCCGGTTCGGGCCGCGACAAGGCGCTGCGCAACCTGTCGCTGCGTACCGGCGTCGACGATATCGACACGCTTGCCGCGATGCTGATCCAGGCGGAACGCTTCGGCACCAGCGTGGGCGATTCGCTCCGTGTTTTCACCGACAACCTGCGCACCAAACGGCGCTTGCGCGCCGAGGAACAGGCTGCGAAGATCGCACTAAAGCTGTTGTTTCCTCTGATGTTTTTTATCTTTCCGACACTGATGGCCGTGCTGGTCGGGCCGTCGGCCATCCAGCTGGTCCGGCAGCTGTTCCCGGTCATGAGCGGGATGTCGGGCGGTTGA
- a CDS encoding sterol desaturase family protein produces MFASSAFPDLLHHAGLWLKAYLLVLTIMIAGAALERRWPADLLQSRAGQRFNMMYAGLYLMLAEAVKPLTAVASVAIVNALGGGMVVLVSRGWGALASFVIVLLTIDFLEYAFHRLQHAWPPLWKLHSLHHSASEFNVTVTLRHHWLETLIKGCLLYPLVGVMFKVDPAIVGATALVFMVGNYFAHLNLRVDLGRYGTWVNNPQYHRLHHSNRVEHFDHNFTQLLPLWDHLFGTRWVPAKHEWPATGLDDGAEPHSLLGALSWPLRSSGARDGRKARDVLDVPKVAKAPAAAKAAKAPDVPRVRLAGKPVAIDQEPK; encoded by the coding sequence ATGTTTGCGTCGAGCGCGTTTCCTGATTTGCTGCACCACGCCGGCCTGTGGCTGAAAGCCTATCTGCTCGTGCTGACGATCATGATCGCCGGCGCGGCGCTGGAGCGGCGCTGGCCGGCCGACCTGCTGCAATCGCGCGCCGGGCAGCGCTTCAACATGATGTACGCGGGTCTGTATCTGATGCTCGCCGAAGCCGTGAAGCCGCTCACGGCGGTCGCCAGCGTGGCGATCGTCAACGCGCTCGGCGGCGGCATGGTCGTGCTGGTGTCGCGCGGCTGGGGCGCGCTGGCCTCGTTCGTGATCGTGCTGCTGACCATCGACTTCCTCGAATATGCGTTTCATCGGCTGCAACACGCCTGGCCGCCGCTGTGGAAGCTGCATTCGCTGCACCACAGCGCGAGCGAATTCAACGTGACCGTCACGCTGCGTCATCACTGGCTCGAAACGCTGATCAAGGGTTGCCTGCTGTATCCGCTGGTCGGCGTGATGTTCAAGGTCGACCCGGCGATCGTCGGCGCGACCGCGCTGGTGTTCATGGTCGGCAATTATTTCGCGCATCTGAATCTGCGCGTCGATCTCGGCCGCTACGGCACGTGGGTCAACAACCCGCAGTATCACCGCCTGCATCATTCGAACCGCGTCGAGCACTTCGATCACAACTTCACGCAACTGCTGCCGCTGTGGGATCACCTGTTCGGCACGCGCTGGGTGCCGGCCAAACACGAATGGCCCGCCACCGGTCTCGACGACGGCGCCGAACCGCATTCGCTGCTCGGCGCGTTGAGCTGGCCGCTGCGGTCGTCTGGCGCGCGTGATGGGCGTAAAGCGCGTGATGTGCTTGACGTGCCGAAGGTGGCGAAGGCGCCGGCCGCGGCGAAAGCGGCAAAAGCGCCCGACGTGCCCCGCGTGCGCTTGGCCGGCAAGCCGGTGGCGATCGATCAGGAGCCGAAATGA
- a CDS encoding TadE/TadG family type IV pilus assembly protein, producing MKTARRQPLGQRQQRQQRQQRGIATIEFALIAPLLLLLLCIAMDLGIALWVNLTMQYAVREGARYAVTGQTNLDPNATNQQRYLAVLQEIRNSSMGLYNYVSPSYVITINGASQTYSTQASYSAGMFGNPGDIVVLQINCIWPMLTPLVKPFFANGKLSFSVAATMRNEGF from the coding sequence ATGAAAACCGCCCGCCGCCAGCCCCTCGGACAACGCCAGCAGCGCCAGCAGCGCCAGCAACGCGGCATCGCCACGATCGAGTTCGCGCTGATCGCGCCGCTGCTGTTGCTGCTGCTGTGCATCGCGATGGATCTCGGCATCGCGCTGTGGGTCAACCTGACCATGCAGTACGCGGTGCGGGAAGGCGCGCGCTACGCGGTGACCGGCCAGACCAATCTCGACCCGAACGCCACCAACCAGCAGCGCTATCTCGCGGTGCTGCAGGAGATCCGCAACAGCTCGATGGGCCTGTACAACTACGTATCGCCGAGCTACGTGATCACCATCAACGGAGCGAGTCAAACCTACAGCACGCAGGCAAGTTACAGCGCCGGCATGTTCGGCAATCCCGGCGACATCGTGGTGCTGCAGATCAACTGCATCTGGCCGATGCTGACGCCGCTGGTCAAGCCGTTCTTCGCCAACGGCAAGCTCAGCTTCAGCGTCGCGGCGACGATGCGTAACGAGGGGTTCTGA
- a CDS encoding TadE family protein — protein MPARTGNRFGPDQREGGDTGNRAGNRPDNRPANRMRAPRRGRRAQRGIVSVEMALLLPMLVALALPVYDIARNIQAQMILINVSREGASLSSRASLTYPMQTIMSSLTATTPPLNMTAHGMIYITEIMGNNNCDSNGNGCTGIVVAQYRWNGGNYYPSSQLWNCGSSGTSWATDGSGSCSNIPAAGNASPVVNLLQGQLADGQIAYVVEAFYFQKPVVGSLNLGGGITTPALSPNLYAMTVF, from the coding sequence ATGCCCGCACGGACAGGGAATCGCTTCGGCCCGGATCAGCGCGAAGGTGGCGACACGGGCAATCGGGCAGGGAATCGGCCAGACAATCGGCCTGCCAATCGCATGCGCGCGCCGCGCCGCGGCCGTCGCGCGCAACGCGGCATCGTCAGCGTGGAAATGGCGCTGCTGCTGCCGATGCTGGTGGCGCTCGCGCTGCCGGTGTACGACATCGCCCGCAACATCCAGGCGCAGATGATCCTGATCAACGTGAGCCGCGAAGGCGCGAGCCTGTCGTCGCGCGCGTCGCTCACGTACCCGATGCAGACCATCATGTCGTCGCTGACGGCGACCACGCCGCCGCTGAACATGACCGCGCACGGAATGATCTACATCACCGAGATCATGGGCAACAACAATTGCGACAGCAACGGCAACGGCTGTACCGGCATCGTGGTCGCGCAGTACCGCTGGAACGGCGGCAACTATTACCCGTCGAGCCAGTTGTGGAATTGCGGCAGCAGCGGCACGAGCTGGGCCACCGACGGCTCCGGCAGTTGCAGCAACATTCCGGCGGCGGGCAATGCCTCACCGGTGGTGAACCTGCTGCAAGGCCAGCTTGCCGACGGACAGATCGCTTACGTGGTCGAAGCGTTCTATTTTCAGAAACCGGTGGTCGGTTCGCTGAACCTCGGCGGCGGCATCACGACGCCGGCGTTGTCGCCGAATCTGTATGCGATGACGGTGTTCTGA
- a CDS encoding VWA domain-containing protein, protein MKNSTAHGVKAKRRQRGSVSVMMAVSLIALIGILGLAVDSGLGYMIKARLDAAVDGAVIAAGEAVTRGNNQAQQTTNAQQAASAFFSANYPAGFLGSSVTAGTPSVVFNAGTVTIGMTAQASVPVTFTHTLGFKVLNVAASSQAIRKTLDMAFVIDTTGSLNVSGVPAAVRANAIAFLNNFDVTNDRVALMHFAFGTLVDVPFNGNTRGFNRTLMTTDINKYTFSGSTNSAEAIWNARNQLNTVITQPSSLRVIVFFSDGAPNSFASYFTTNQSSCNNTPGTLASPDTAGTMTGLYNLDALSQTMSSPCYQSNATRLVTAMPKWYNAHNVNEQIFPIWPVTAPRAVPNGNITYVNVNRASRNLLEAMAAQARIEGTYVFTLGYGPELVQPEGPDNELGSDVLKCMANTPDSLARCYNPSQPVGVYCYAATPADLKPCFTQLASQILRISK, encoded by the coding sequence ATGAAGAACAGCACGGCGCACGGCGTCAAAGCGAAAAGACGGCAGCGAGGTTCGGTCAGCGTGATGATGGCCGTGTCGCTGATCGCGCTGATCGGCATTCTCGGACTCGCGGTGGATTCCGGCCTCGGCTACATGATCAAGGCGCGTCTGGACGCCGCCGTCGACGGCGCCGTGATCGCGGCCGGCGAAGCGGTCACGCGCGGCAACAACCAGGCCCAGCAGACCACCAACGCGCAGCAGGCGGCCTCGGCGTTCTTCTCGGCCAACTATCCGGCCGGCTTTCTCGGTTCGAGCGTGACGGCGGGCACGCCCTCGGTGGTATTCAACGCGGGCACCGTGACGATCGGCATGACGGCGCAGGCCAGCGTGCCGGTTACCTTCACGCATACGCTTGGCTTCAAGGTGCTGAACGTCGCCGCCTCCTCGCAGGCGATCCGCAAGACGCTCGACATGGCGTTCGTGATCGACACCACGGGTTCGCTGAACGTCAGCGGCGTGCCCGCCGCGGTGCGCGCGAACGCGATCGCCTTCCTGAACAATTTCGATGTGACCAACGACCGCGTCGCGCTGATGCACTTCGCGTTCGGCACGCTGGTCGACGTGCCGTTCAACGGCAACACGCGCGGCTTCAACCGCACGCTGATGACCACCGACATCAACAAGTACACGTTCAGCGGCAGCACGAATTCGGCGGAAGCGATCTGGAACGCGCGCAACCAGTTGAATACGGTGATCACGCAACCGTCGAGTCTGCGCGTGATCGTGTTCTTCTCGGACGGCGCGCCGAACAGTTTCGCGTCGTATTTCACGACCAATCAGAGCAGCTGCAACAACACGCCGGGCACGCTCGCGAGTCCCGACACGGCGGGCACGATGACGGGCCTGTACAACCTCGACGCGCTGAGCCAGACGATGAGCTCGCCGTGCTATCAAAGCAACGCGACGCGGCTCGTGACGGCCATGCCGAAGTGGTACAACGCGCACAACGTCAACGAACAGATTTTCCCGATCTGGCCGGTGACCGCGCCGCGCGCGGTGCCGAACGGCAACATCACGTACGTGAACGTCAACCGCGCGTCGCGCAATCTGCTCGAAGCGATGGCGGCGCAGGCGCGGATCGAAGGCACGTATGTGTTCACGCTCGGCTATGGGCCGGAACTGGTCCAGCCGGAAGGACCGGACAACGAACTCGGTTCGGACGTGCTCAAATGCATGGCCAACACGCCGGATTCGCTGGCCCGCTGCTATAACCCGAGTCAGCCCGTCGGCGTGTATTGCTACGCCGCCACACCCGCCGATCTGAAGCCGTGCTTCACGCAACTGGCTTCGCAAATCCTGCGTATTTCCAAGTGA